A segment of the Roseiconus lacunae genome:
CTTGCCTTGGGTTGGTTGTTCGCTGACGGGCGAAACGTCTACCGGTTGATTGGCCGGAGCTTCCAGGATGATGCCATCGGCAGCTATCGCATTAGGCGCGAGCGTCGTCACGGCGACGCTTGACGCGAAAGCCGTAGCGGTAAGACGCCATAGGTGGGATCGAAAGCGGTCACGCAGCTTGTTTTGGTTGCGTCGGGTCGGGCGGGTCAGCACGAATAGGCTCCATCGAACGAATGCGCAAAGGTAATCTCTGCTATCGGAACGAACCCCCGATAAATCCAACTTTAACGGTCGACGAACCTGCAAAGGAAACGCCGACAAACGTGGTAAAGTTTGACGCTTGGATTTCCACAAAGACGCTCAAAAAAGTCAGTTTGGTTTAAGCCCCAAACGTCGGTTTCCCGTGAGCGACAAATGCTCACATCGAAGTGGCTGAAACAAGACGATTCTGTAGAATTTCGATCAAGTCTGGCCGGTTTGCGAGAACAAGTGCGCCGGCAACCGGTGCATCTACCAGCCTTGTTTGCAGCTGAAGACAATCGATGCGCTCGAGCAGCTGTTCGCGCAGCAGCGGTTCGTTGACCAGCACTCCTCCCGACAAAGCAAGCGTGATTCCGGCGGACAGATTGAGTCGTCTTGCGAGTGTTCGCACGTGGCGGGCGAGTTCTTCGGCGGCACTTTCAACGATCTCACGGGCGACGGAGTCTCCTGTTTCTGCGGCGGCGATGACTAGTCGACTTTGCTTGGCGAGCTCACGGCGGGTCATCGAAGGCGCGTAGACATGATCGATCAATCGCATCGGATCTTTGACGGCGAACCGATCGCAAAATGAAGTTAACAGAGTCGTCTCTGGGCCACGACCGTCGACAGCCCTAGCGACGGCATCCAGCCCTGCAATAGCAAGGGCATAACCGCTACCCGGATCGCCAATGACGACGCCCCACCCACCGGCGCGAGCATCGGCGCCGCTAGAGTTTCTTGCCCAAGCGAACGATCCTGTTCCGGAAATCAGAATCATTCCGGTTGCCGTCGGCGACGCGGCGGCGAGCACCGGAACCGCATCGTCGGTCACGATAATCGCGGTGCCTGGAAACCGCTTCGATAGGATCGCGGCAAGATGCTTTTGTTCTTCCCTACGTCCGGCACCCGCGGCACCGACACAAACACGCGTCAATCGGGTGGTGGCGGATTCGGTCGTTACGTTCGGCGTGGACAGTGCTTGTCGGACGGCGTATTCAATTTCGTTTGCCGCAGCTTCGTATCCGCCGACACGCGGATTTCCTGTTCCGCCGATGCCTTCGGCAAGTGGACGCACGAGGCCAGTGGTTCGGTCATCGGATTGCGGACGAGATGGTCGTGGATGATCGATCCAAGCGATCGTTTTACTGCCACCGGCATCAACGCCGGCGACCAGCGGCGTGCTTTCGTGGCGTGTCACGGCTTTGAGCCCGTGGCAGATTCAAGTGCCAGTCGTAATTGACCACCTGCTTCACGGAGAAGCCGCCGCGCGTGTTCCGGCTGAAGCGAGCATCGCTGACAAACGACAGCGGTTTTTAGTTCACCGTCGCAACGGACAAGGAGTTCATCGGCCGCATCGGGCGTAAGGTCGGTGAGACGCATGAGTAGTCGCCTTGTTCGTGCGACCAACTTTTCGTTGGAGGCTCGCAAGTCAACCATCAGGTTCCCGTAAGTTTTTCCAAGTCGAACCATTGTCCCGGTGGAGAGCATGTTTAGGACCATCTTGGTCGCCGTGCCGGCTTTCATACGGGTCGACCCGCTGATCAATTCTGGTCCGACCACCGGTGTGATCATTAGGTCTGCCGCTGCGGCCAACGGCGATTGTTCGTTGCAGGCCAACCCGATCGCTCGGGCACCAATCGAACGTGCATAGTTTAAACCGCCGACGACGTACGGCGTGCGTCCGCTCGACGCGATGCCGACCACCACATCCTGCTCGTGAAGATTCACTGCTTTTAGATCATCGACGCCGCGATCGGGCAAGTCCTCAATTCCTTCGGCCGCTCGTCGCAACGCAGAGTCACCACCGGCGATCAAACCGATCACCATGTCAGGTGGTGTATTAAACGTCGGCGGACATTCCGATGCATCGAGTACACCGAGTCGCCCTGACGTTCCGGCACCGATATAGATCAAACGACCACCGGAGCGGATCGCGCCGGTGATCCAGTCGATCGCCTTCGCAATCGCCTCCGATTCCTTGCCAACCGCGGCGGCGATGGACGCGTCTTCCTCGTTGATTAAACGTACCAGTTCGACTGACGATAAGGTATCGATCGACTCTGAACGAGGATTGATGGCCTCCGTTGTCAAGTGATCCAACGAGGGATTGGCGGGAAGCCCATTCATAGATTTATCTTCTTCCAAAACACGTCTCACGTCAGCCGCTATGATAACTGGCAAAACCGTTTCCGCACCGGATACTACGCGAATGTCCAAATGCGAAATCGATAAACAGAGCGAAACATGTAGCCCCGTCGTCATTTGCCGACAAGGTATACGGTCCAAGTATTCAGTCTGAACGATCGCCCACGCGGAAAAATGCGTCTGGCTTCTGTGTCCGGCGAGGGTGCCCGGCGCCGGGTGAGAATGGATTGTTTTGCCATCCCAGTCCGAGTCTGAAATGACAAAAGCGGAGTTGCCGTTCGTAACAGACGCTGCCGTCGCGAATGCATTCTAACGCTGCCGGTGTTCACTTACATTACATTCACAATCATCGATCTCCCCTCAAGCCATGTCCTCCACCACAACTCATCGTCAAGTAACCTTACCCGATAAAGCGTTTTACTCGTTTTTATCGTTGGGTATCCGCGTGGTCCACGCGCTGTTGATTGCTTGCCTTCCCGGGACGCGGTTACTTTCGGAAGAGCCCACTTCCGAACCGGTCGTACGAACGGGGATCGAAGTCTTGAAACGCGACAACTTTCGGGGCTTACGTGGGCAACGTGTGGGGCTAATCAGCAACCATACCGGTGTCGATTGGCAGGGCAATCCGACCGCGGTGCTTCTACACGAGTCTTCTGACGTTGCTCTGACCACGTTATTCAGCCCCGAACACGGTTTCCGCGGCGTGCTCGATCAATCCGATATTGGCGATGCAAAGGACGACGCGACGGGGTTGAAAATCTACAGTTTGTACGGCCAGACCAGGAAGCCGACGACCGAAATGCTTTCCAATGTCGACACGATTGTCTTCGACATCCAAGACATCGGTGCCCGCTTTTACACCTACATTTCGACCATGGGGGAGGCGATGAAAGCGGCCGATCAATCTGGTAAACGCTTTGTCGTGCTTGATCGTCCCAATCCGATCAATGGGGTTGACGTCGCGGGGCCGATGCTGGACCCGGGTGATGAATCGTTTGTGGGGTTTCATCACCTCCCGATCCGGCATGGCATGACGATCGGCGAACTAGCGAAGATGTTTCGGTCTGAACTTGGATTGTCACTCGACCTGGAAATTGTCCGCTGCGAAGGTTGGCGGCGTGAAATGACGTTTGACCAAACCGGGTTGGTCTGGATCAACCCGTCGCCTAACATGCGTTCGTTGACCCAGGCCCTTTTGTATCCAGGTGTGGGAATGCTGGAGACATCGAATCTGTCCGTTGGGCGCGGAACGGACACTCCGTTCGAAGTGATCGGTGCCTCTTGGATCGATCCGATCGAGTGGGCGAAGGAAATGCGAAGTGAGCAAATTCCGGGAGTCACGGTGGTTCCGATTCAGTTCACTCCTGATTCGAGCCGCTACCGAGACGAAGTTTGTGGCGGGATCAACCTGGTCATTAGCAATCGTGCTAAGTTTGATCCCTTGCATCTAGGGGTAGCATTGGCAGTGACTTTGCAACGGTTGTATCCCGATCAATGGCAGGCGGAAAAAGCGATGCGTTTGCTGGGAAACCGGGCGACGATGAATGCGATCGTCGGCGGACAATCGATCAGCGAAGTGATGCGTGTGACCAACCAGAACGTCGATCAATTTCGACAGCGTCGAAGTCAGTTTTTACTCTACTAAGTTGCTTGATTCGGGGATATTGAACGATGGGAACCCATGTGACCGACGAATCTTGGTTTGGCAGACTCGGGGGAGCGTTCAAAGGCATCCTGTTCGGTGGACTGATTGCGCTCGTTTCAGTGCCGTTGTTGTTTTGGAACGAAGGTCGTGCGGTCCGGACGGCGAAAGGACTCAAGGAAGGGGCGAGCGTCGTGGTCGAGATCAAACCCGATGAGGTGGTCTCGGAAAACGAGGGCAAGTTTGTCCATGTCAGCGGTCATGTTTCAACCGACACCGTTTTAACGGACGAAGACTTCGGGATCTCCTTCAACGGAATCCGCCTGAAACGGCACGTCCAGATGTATCAATGGAAGGAGAATCGGGAGTCACGATCTGAAAAGAAACTAGGCGGCGGCAAACAGACCGTCACCGAATATAGTTACGAAAAAGGTTGGTACGACGGACTGATCGATTCCAGTGAATTCGACGAGCCCGATCACCAGAATCCGACGCAAGTTCTTTTCTCTCCGAAGCAGGCGCAGGCTGACAACGTTCGACTCGGCGAATTTCATCTTCCCAGTTCGTTGGTCAAGATGATCGGTGGTGAAGAACCGATCGAGTTAGATGATTCGAATCTGCCGGCAGAATACCGAAATCAATCTGTGATCGTGCGAAGCGGCGATCATGATGCAGGGCGTCTTTACATTTTTCCTCGTCAAACGAATTCGAACGCAACCGACTTGCCGGCGACTGAGGAAACTGTCGAAACGCCGAAGCCAAAGGCTTCCACCGGTGCCAACTATTTGGGCCTGATTCCTTCCCAGGCCGATGCGCCGGAATCGAAGGATGCCCCCGCCGACTACGATGAGCCGTCCGGAGTGGCCGAGAAGGCAACCTCGACGACAGACGATCAGACAGCTAACGATTCGCAGAACGCAGCAACGCCGGCGTCTGCAAACGGTGATCTTGTCGCGAATCCCGAGATCGGCGACGTGCGAATTTGGTTCACCGCGACACCGACCACCATGGTCAGTTTGCTTAGCCAACAGGCCGGTGACTCATTCGCCCCCTATCAGACTCAATACGGCACCGAAATTCACACGTTAGAAACGGGAGCGTTCACGGCTTCGGAAATGATCTCTCACGAACAAGCGGCCAATCGGGTTCTGACTTGGGTGCTCCGGGGTGTGGGGGCGTTCATGATGTTCTTGGGGTTTGTTTTGATGCTGCGTCCATTGGAGGTCATCGCTGATGTGGTTCCAATGCTGGGGTCGTTGGTGGGGTTCGGTACCTCGGTTGTCGCGGGGTTACTAACGGTTGCGGGATCGATGACCGTGATCGGCATCGCCTGGGTGTTTTACCGTCCTGTTCTCGGTGTGACACTTTTGGTGATCGCCGCCGGGGCAATTTATTTCCTTGTCAGCCGCGGTAAAAAACGGTCAGGCCGGCAAGGCGATGGTCCGGAAACATTGACGAGTTCGGATTTGGCGTAAACTCATTTCGCGTAGACTTTAGCTACGGCGACATCCCGAGATAATCGACCACTTTCAACACCAGAAGCATGCGACGAAACCAAACCCTTTTAGGGGCGATACTGGCGATCGGATTGATAGCCGGATCCATTCACGCCCAAACTAGAGAAACCTTACCGAGCACGGAGCAACAGCGAATGACGGATTCTGTTTTACTGCGGCCATGGACGGGACCATACGGCGGAGTCCCACCGTGGGACCGTGTTCGTCCCGAAGATTTTACGGCGGCGTTTGATGAAGCAATCAAGATGGCTCAAGCGGACATCGATGCGATTGCAACTCAAGCCGATCCACCGACCTTCGCCAACACCGTCGTCGCGATGGAAGATGCCGGAAAGACGCTCGATCGTTTGGACGCGATCTTCGGTGTCTATTCTTCGAACTTGAACGTAGGGCCCATTCCAGACATCGAACGTGTCATCGCTCCAAAATTAGCGGCCCACTCCGATCGCATTTATCAAAATGAAAAGCTGTTCCATCGTTTGCAGTACATCTTCGAAAACGAGCTCGAATCGTTGCAGCCGGCTGAACAACGCCTGATCGACGATCTTTACAAAACGTTCGTTCGTCGCGGAGCAAAGCTTGATTCAGGCGAAAAAGCCCAACTGTCTCAGATCAACGCCCAACTGGCTCGCTTGTTTACCGATTTCAGTCAAAACGTACTCGACGATGAAAAAAAATATGTCACCTGGGTCACCGACGAAACTGACTTGGCCGGTTTACCTAGCAGCGTGATCGCGTCGATGAAACGTGCCGCCGAAGAACGCGGTAAAGCTGATCAATGGGCCGTGACCAATACGCGGTCGTCGATGGATCCGGTCTTGACGTATGCCGATAATCGAAAACTACGGGAGCAGGTTTGGCGGACCTATTACAATCGATGTGACAACGGTGACGACAACGATAACAACGCATTGATCACCGAAATCCTTGCCCTGCGTTTGAAGCGGGCCAACCTTCTCGGTTACCCGACGCACGCGCACTGGCGACTTGAGTCAACGATGGCGAAGACTCCCGAAGCGACCGAAGCATTGATGAATCAGGTTTGGGAAAAAGCAGTTGGCCGCGTTCACGAAGAAGTCGCCGACATGCAGCAGATTGCGGATGCCGAGGCGGCCAAATCAGGTGACAAGATCACGATCGAGCCTTGGGACTATCGCTACTATGCCGAAAAGGTTCGCAAGGCGAAGTACGATCTTGATCTCGGTGAGGTCAAGCCGTATCTCCAGCTCGAAAAACTGCGGGAGGGCATGTTCTGGGTTGCCGGAGAGTTGTTTGGGTTTCAGTTTAAGGCTGTGACCGACGTCCCCGTATTTCATCCCGATGTACGTGTTTGGGAAGTGACCGACAAGTCGGGCGAGCACGTGGGGCTGTGGTACTTCGATCCATTTGCCCGAGAAGGCAAACGCAGCGGCGCGTGGATGACCGCATATCGTGTTCAACAGAACATCGACCAGCCGATCACCCCTATCGTTTCCAACAACAGTAATTTCGTTAAGGGCGGTGAAGGTGAAGTCGTCTTGATTTCTTGGGATGATGCGGTGACGCTATTCCACGAGTTCGGCCATGCGCTACATGGTCTGTCTTCGTCGGTTCGGTATCCCTCGCAAGCCGGAACCTCCGTCGCCCGCGACTACGTCGAGTTTCCTTCGCAGATCCTTGAGCACTGGTTGGAGACGCCAGAGATCTTGCAGCGATTCTGTTTGCACTACGAAACGAATGAACCGTTGCCCCAATCGCTGATCGACAAGATCGAAAAAGCGTCGACGTTCAATCAAGGCTTCGCGACGGTCGAATACCTTGCTAGCGCGATCGTCGACATGAAACTGCATACGTCTGACCAAACGCAAATCGATCCCGACGAATTTGAAAAAACGACTTTGGCGTCGATCGGAATGCCTGACGAGTTGCCGATGCGTCACCGTACTCCGCACTTTATGCATATCTTCAGCAGCGATAGTTATTCGGCCGGTTACTATAGCTATCTCTGGGCGGACGCCTTGACGGCAGATGCGGCGGAGATGTTCGAACAGGCCGGCTCGTACTATGATCCCGTCGTTTCGGGCAAATTACGGGATCATGTGTTTTCTGTTGGCGATACCATCGATCCGGCGGAAGGCTTTCGTCGCTTCCGTGGACGTGATGTTGACACATCCGCGTTGATGCGGAAACGCGGGTTCAGTGACTGATCCAAGATCGGTCGAAAAGTTGTTTCCTTGCCGACGCTAACGAAGCGTTTTCAGGTAGGCGACCAAATCACGGACCTCGGCCGCCGATAGAACGGCGGTCATGTCCGGCATCAGCGAGACCTGTTTGTCGGCGACTTGTTCGATATCCTCTTGAGAGAGTTTTTGTTCTTTCCCATTCGCATCGATCAATACCATCCAGTCGTCGTCTTCGCGTTTTAAAACACCTTGGACGACGTTTCCATCGGCCATCAACACTGTTTGTACGTTGTACTTGGCGTCGATCTCCGCACTGGGATAAACGACGGCGCGTAGCAAATAGTCGGCGTCACGTTTCTTCGCTATCTTTGTCAGTTCAGGACCAATCTCACTGCCGCCGCGACCGATCCGGTGGCAGCGGCTGCATTGGGCGCGTAGGTCGGAGCGGAAAATTCGCTCGCCTTCTTTGGCATTTCCGCCGTCGCGAGCGAACGCAAACTGACGGTGTTTGTCCGACGGCAACGATTCAAGATGATCGAATGCGTTGATCTGGTTTTGAATAGCCGAAAGTTTCGGCGAATGCGGTGACCGCGTTAGAATTGCGGAGTAAACATCAAGAGATAACTTTGAATCCAACGATCCGTCGTGGAGTTGTTTGGCAAGTTCAAGGAGTTGTTCGTCCGCTGTATCGGATTGATGAATCGCCAATCGCCTGATCACCGTTTGCTTGACCGCGGGCGATCCGTCTCTCAAGCGAGCTGATAACACAGGCATCGCTTTCTGGGGATCAAGTGCAGACAAGGCCGCGAGGGCCTGAGTTGCGATCGAATCGGTGCTGTCTTGGCTAAGGTCGATGAACAATGCGACCCGACGTTGGATGGGAATCTCGTGATCGCCTGCTTCAGAGATCATCTGTAATGCTTCCAGGCGAAGCCCGACCGGCGTTTGATCGTCAACCGAGAGTGCCAACATTGCCGCAGGAGAAAGCGTTAGCTTGAGCGTTCGTGCTGCTTTGGCTGCCGCGACTCGAACTTCGACCGGTGCCTGGCGAATCAGCTCGCCGAGGATTTTCGTTGTGACCTGAGGATCGAAAGAACGTGTTTGCGATTCATTTCGCCTGCGACCGTCGACCCGATCGAGTAAGGGCGGAGCATTCCAGACGCCGAGTGCGTCGCAAGCGTCCGCTCGCATCGACGCAGGCTGGGTTTCGTCGGTGGCAAACCGCAGCAATCGACTGGCTGCGTCGTTGGTTCCCAAGCGGACGTTGGCATTGATCGCACGACGTGTGAATGCATCGGGGACAGCTGCTTTGCCCAAATGGTTCGCCAGCATCGGTAGTGCGTCAGGGATCGAGAAATCGTCGTGAATCGCACGAGCCGCCTCGGTGACGACTGCCGATGATGGGTCATCGAGATAGTTTGCGACAACAGGAGATCGCAATCTTCGCAGCGCAACTACCGCACATAGGCGTGTGGTTATCGATGGTTGGGCGCGGAGTTCGGCTAGCTGACGTGGCGTCGCACACGTCGTCATCGCCGTCGTGATCGCGTGACGCATGTAGTGCTGATTGAAAGGCGTTTGATTTGCCAAGTTGATCAGTGCGTCCAACGCATTGGCCGATGGGCAGCGTCCGAGAGCCAAGGCGGCATGAACTCGCACGTGCAAGTCATCATCGGTTAGCAGCGGAATTAGAACGTCTGGTGATGAGCAGCCCGATTCGCCGAGGACCTTGACGGCCACCGCGCGAAGGTTTTCATTCGGTGACTTCAGAACAGGAAACAGGACGTCGCTACTGATGTCACCGGTTCGAACCATTTGTCCGATAGCCCAGATCGCGTGGACTCGGGCAAGGGCATCCGCCTCGTTGTTGTTCGCCACGGCGACCAGTGGGGCGATCGTTTTTCGGCTTACAAGCTCAAACTGAACTCGCAATCGTACACGTTGGTCGACATGAGCAAGCTGATCGACAAGCTGGTCCGTCTCAAGTGTACTAAAATCGACGTTCAACCAGTGAACGACGGATTGCCGATCCGCTATTTCGGCATCGGACAATTGGTTCACTGGGACATCAATTCGCTGGATGGACCCTGACTGCGTCAACGGATAGCCGCCTCCCCAGTCAGCTCCGTACAAACCGCCGTCAGGCCCAAAGGCAATCCCCACAATTGGAACACCTTCTCCGATTTTGTGGTCATCGACCATCTTGAAGGTATCGCCTTCGGCTTCGACACGAAAAGCGTATTGGCCACCGTTCGGTGCTTCGGTCATGAAGAAGTAGTCTTTGTACGACCGAGATAACGCGGCACCGGGATTCATTTTGAACCCGGCCGGTCCGTCGACAAAGTAGCGGATCGGTGGCAGAAGATAGGCGGGATGCTCTGGGCCGGCAATTTCCCAAAGCCGTTCGTCAGTCCACGGGTTGAATTCATCCGACCGGTATTGATAGTTACATCGCCAACCGGCATCCATCTGATCGACAATCCAAACGAATCGCTCTTTTTCTCCGGGGCGATCGGAATCGTTATCAACACCGAACAGATTGCCGAATCGATCGAATGCGAATTCCTGAACGTTGCGCAGTCCATGGGCGTAGACTTCGAAATCGCTGCCATCGAGGTTGCAACGCATCACGCCGCCTTGATTGGGATAGTGAAACAGTTTGCCCTCGGCGGTGGTTACCGAAATGCCTTTGTCACCGATCGACCAGTATAGTTTTCCATCGGGGCCGATAATCAACCCATGCATGTCGTGTCCGGCGTAGGCGATGTGCAGCCCAAAACCAGTCGCGACGACGGACCGTTGATCAGCCACATCATCGCCATCTGAATCAGTCAGCTTCCAGACGTCGGGCGCGATCGTGGCGTACACAGAGTCTTCGTGATGAAGCACGCCAGCTGCGATTCCGGTCACTTCGGTCTGAAAGCCTTCGGCGTAAACGTTGGTCTCGTCTGCGACCCCATCACCATCGGTATCGGCAAATCGATGAATCCGTTCGCTGATCACCGTCAGATCACGCCAATCGTACTGTCCGTCCTGATTGAGATCTTCGACGTGTTTTGCGTTCGCAACTTGATCACCGCCGATGGCAAGCGTTCGCCTTAGAAAGTGTTTTTTATCATCGATCGAAGCGAGGCCAACATCATCGGGAATCCACTCACTATGAGCACGGATGTCGAGGTCTTGGATTTTTCGTCGCTGTGTCTGTGTGGCATAAACGGTACCGTCGTTGGCAACACTTACTGCGACCGGATCGGGAACATTGATGTCTCCGCTCCACTTCTTGTACTGCAACTTCGGATGGGGAGATGACGCAATAGAATCCGTTTCCAAAACTTGCGCGTGAACGAGGGTATGCCAAGGAGGAAGCAACACGCATAAAACCAGAACGCGAAACGTAAGCGTCTGAACGCGAGAAGGTGTCGGGGGTACAGTCATCGGAATCAAGCGGGGGATCAATTGGCGGAACGGTGGAGGTCCCCATTGTACTCATCGGAGCGAACCCAGAATGGCAAATCGTCCCGGCGGATCAGCCCTGAACCGCAGACGTGAGCTTCGAGCATTGGCCGTCGTCGATGGACGGCAGCCGGGACAACGAATGCAGGTGTCCTTGAAGCCAGCCATATGCTGTTGGCTATCGTTTTTTGACCATCGCACTCGTCGGGATGGAATCCGAAGTCAGCAATTCTCTCTGACCACCGGTGGATGATTCCAGCGAGTCGACTCGCGAAAACTCAAGGCTGATCAAGAGACTTCGCTCCTGCCGTTGCCGATTGCGCCCCGACGGTTTACCGTGACGTCATGAAATATGCGGAACTGCACTGCAAGAGTAATTTCTCGTTCCTTTGCGGGGCGTCTCATCCGGACGAACTCGTCACGAGGGCGATTGAGCTGGGGTATTCCGCCTTGGCGATGACCGATTCGGAAACGCTGGCGGGCGTGGTTCGAGGGTTTGGCGCTGCCCGAGATGCCGGCTTCCAATA
Coding sequences within it:
- a CDS encoding N-acetylglucosamine kinase → MTRHESTPLVAGVDAGGSKTIAWIDHPRPSRPQSDDRTTGLVRPLAEGIGGTGNPRVGGYEAAANEIEYAVRQALSTPNVTTESATTRLTRVCVGAAGAGRREEQKHLAAILSKRFPGTAIIVTDDAVPVLAAASPTATGMILISGTGSFAWARNSSGADARAGGWGVVIGDPGSGYALAIAGLDAVARAVDGRGPETTLLTSFCDRFAVKDPMRLIDHVYAPSMTRRELAKQSRLVIAAAETGDSVAREIVESAAEELARHVRTLARRLNLSAGITLALSGGVLVNEPLLREQLLERIDCLQLQTRLVDAPVAGALVLANRPDLIEILQNRLVSATSM
- the murQ gene encoding N-acetylmuramic acid 6-phosphate etherase; the encoded protein is MNGLPANPSLDHLTTEAINPRSESIDTLSSVELVRLINEEDASIAAAVGKESEAIAKAIDWITGAIRSGGRLIYIGAGTSGRLGVLDASECPPTFNTPPDMVIGLIAGGDSALRRAAEGIEDLPDRGVDDLKAVNLHEQDVVVGIASSGRTPYVVGGLNYARSIGARAIGLACNEQSPLAAAADLMITPVVGPELISGSTRMKAGTATKMVLNMLSTGTMVRLGKTYGNLMVDLRASNEKLVARTRRLLMRLTDLTPDAADELLVRCDGELKTAVVCQRCSLQPEHARRLLREAGGQLRLALESATGSKP
- a CDS encoding exo-beta-N-acetylmuramidase NamZ family protein, whose translation is MSSTTTHRQVTLPDKAFYSFLSLGIRVVHALLIACLPGTRLLSEEPTSEPVVRTGIEVLKRDNFRGLRGQRVGLISNHTGVDWQGNPTAVLLHESSDVALTTLFSPEHGFRGVLDQSDIGDAKDDATGLKIYSLYGQTRKPTTEMLSNVDTIVFDIQDIGARFYTYISTMGEAMKAADQSGKRFVVLDRPNPINGVDVAGPMLDPGDESFVGFHHLPIRHGMTIGELAKMFRSELGLSLDLEIVRCEGWRREMTFDQTGLVWINPSPNMRSLTQALLYPGVGMLETSNLSVGRGTDTPFEVIGASWIDPIEWAKEMRSEQIPGVTVVPIQFTPDSSRYRDEVCGGINLVISNRAKFDPLHLGVALAVTLQRLYPDQWQAEKAMRLLGNRATMNAIVGGQSISEVMRVTNQNVDQFRQRRSQFLLY
- a CDS encoding TMEM43 family protein, which gives rise to MGTHVTDESWFGRLGGAFKGILFGGLIALVSVPLLFWNEGRAVRTAKGLKEGASVVVEIKPDEVVSENEGKFVHVSGHVSTDTVLTDEDFGISFNGIRLKRHVQMYQWKENRESRSEKKLGGGKQTVTEYSYEKGWYDGLIDSSEFDEPDHQNPTQVLFSPKQAQADNVRLGEFHLPSSLVKMIGGEEPIELDDSNLPAEYRNQSVIVRSGDHDAGRLYIFPRQTNSNATDLPATEETVETPKPKASTGANYLGLIPSQADAPESKDAPADYDEPSGVAEKATSTTDDQTANDSQNAATPASANGDLVANPEIGDVRIWFTATPTTMVSLLSQQAGDSFAPYQTQYGTEIHTLETGAFTASEMISHEQAANRVLTWVLRGVGAFMMFLGFVLMLRPLEVIADVVPMLGSLVGFGTSVVAGLLTVAGSMTVIGIAWVFYRPVLGVTLLVIAAGAIYFLVSRGKKRSGRQGDGPETLTSSDLA
- a CDS encoding M3 family metallopeptidase; translated protein: MTDSVLLRPWTGPYGGVPPWDRVRPEDFTAAFDEAIKMAQADIDAIATQADPPTFANTVVAMEDAGKTLDRLDAIFGVYSSNLNVGPIPDIERVIAPKLAAHSDRIYQNEKLFHRLQYIFENELESLQPAEQRLIDDLYKTFVRRGAKLDSGEKAQLSQINAQLARLFTDFSQNVLDDEKKYVTWVTDETDLAGLPSSVIASMKRAAEERGKADQWAVTNTRSSMDPVLTYADNRKLREQVWRTYYNRCDNGDDNDNNALITEILALRLKRANLLGYPTHAHWRLESTMAKTPEATEALMNQVWEKAVGRVHEEVADMQQIADAEAAKSGDKITIEPWDYRYYAEKVRKAKYDLDLGEVKPYLQLEKLREGMFWVAGELFGFQFKAVTDVPVFHPDVRVWEVTDKSGEHVGLWYFDPFAREGKRSGAWMTAYRVQQNIDQPITPIVSNNSNFVKGGEGEVVLISWDDAVTLFHEFGHALHGLSSSVRYPSQAGTSVARDYVEFPSQILEHWLETPEILQRFCLHYETNEPLPQSLIDKIEKASTFNQGFATVEYLASAIVDMKLHTSDQTQIDPDEFEKTTLASIGMPDELPMRHRTPHFMHIFSSDSYSAGYYSYLWADALTADAAEMFEQAGSYYDPVVSGKLRDHVFSVGDTIDPAEGFRRFRGRDVDTSALMRKRGFSD
- a CDS encoding DUF7133 domain-containing protein is translated as MTVPPTPSRVQTLTFRVLVLCVLLPPWHTLVHAQVLETDSIASSPHPKLQYKKWSGDINVPDPVAVSVANDGTVYATQTQRRKIQDLDIRAHSEWIPDDVGLASIDDKKHFLRRTLAIGGDQVANAKHVEDLNQDGQYDWRDLTVISERIHRFADTDGDGVADETNVYAEGFQTEVTGIAAGVLHHEDSVYATIAPDVWKLTDSDGDDVADQRSVVATGFGLHIAYAGHDMHGLIIGPDGKLYWSIGDKGISVTTAEGKLFHYPNQGGVMRCNLDGSDFEVYAHGLRNVQEFAFDRFGNLFGVDNDSDRPGEKERFVWIVDQMDAGWRCNYQYRSDEFNPWTDERLWEIAGPEHPAYLLPPIRYFVDGPAGFKMNPGAALSRSYKDYFFMTEAPNGGQYAFRVEAEGDTFKMVDDHKIGEGVPIVGIAFGPDGGLYGADWGGGYPLTQSGSIQRIDVPVNQLSDAEIADRQSVVHWLNVDFSTLETDQLVDQLAHVDQRVRLRVQFELVSRKTIAPLVAVANNNEADALARVHAIWAIGQMVRTGDISSDVLFPVLKSPNENLRAVAVKVLGESGCSSPDVLIPLLTDDDLHVRVHAALALGRCPSANALDALINLANQTPFNQHYMRHAITTAMTTCATPRQLAELRAQPSITTRLCAVVALRRLRSPVVANYLDDPSSAVVTEAARAIHDDFSIPDALPMLANHLGKAAVPDAFTRRAINANVRLGTNDAASRLLRFATDETQPASMRADACDALGVWNAPPLLDRVDGRRRNESQTRSFDPQVTTKILGELIRQAPVEVRVAAAKAARTLKLTLSPAAMLALSVDDQTPVGLRLEALQMISEAGDHEIPIQRRVALFIDLSQDSTDSIATQALAALSALDPQKAMPVLSARLRDGSPAVKQTVIRRLAIHQSDTADEQLLELAKQLHDGSLDSKLSLDVYSAILTRSPHSPKLSAIQNQINAFDHLESLPSDKHRQFAFARDGGNAKEGERIFRSDLRAQCSRCHRIGRGGSEIGPELTKIAKKRDADYLLRAVVYPSAEIDAKYNVQTVLMADGNVVQGVLKREDDDWMVLIDANGKEQKLSQEDIEQVADKQVSLMPDMTAVLSAAEVRDLVAYLKTLR